One Bacillus amyloliquefaciens DSM 7 = ATCC 23350 DNA window includes the following coding sequences:
- the cheW gene encoding chemotaxis protein CheW yields MTAEIKTGEKMIVFMINGKEYAISVSQVKSIEKWQKPTRVPGVESYIRGVINLRGVITPVLDLRKRLNQPEQDITEETRIIIISYRDADVGWVVDEANDVITVHENEIESAPESQTKEADVWIKQIVKQDNRLLNIIDAHAVLDKGASASASGEPNA; encoded by the coding sequence ATGACTGCTGAAATCAAAACAGGTGAAAAAATGATTGTGTTTATGATAAACGGAAAAGAATACGCTATTTCAGTTTCCCAGGTAAAATCAATTGAAAAGTGGCAAAAACCGACGAGAGTCCCTGGAGTGGAATCTTATATCCGCGGTGTTATCAACCTGCGCGGGGTGATTACGCCGGTTCTTGATTTAAGAAAACGTCTGAATCAGCCTGAACAGGACATTACAGAAGAGACACGGATAATAATCATTTCTTACCGTGACGCCGATGTCGGCTGGGTCGTGGATGAGGCCAATGACGTCATCACCGTGCATGAAAATGAAATTGAATCCGCGCCAGAAAGCCAGACAAAGGAAGCGGATGTGTGGATTAAACAGATCGTAAAGCAAGATAACAGGCTCCTCAATATTATCGATGCGCATGCGGTGCTGGATAAAGGTGCTTCGGCATCTGCGTCCGGAGAACCGAATGCTTAA
- the cheC gene encoding CheY-P phosphatase CheC has protein sequence MSKFEAIKEEQMDILREVGNIGAGHSASAMAQLLNRKIDMEVPFATLLTFDELADFFGGAETPVASIFLRMEGDMTGSIFLIMPFHQAEQFIRELIGNPNFDIDQLGEDHLSSSALHEFGNILAGSYLTALADLTKLEIYPSVPEISLDMFGAVISEGLMELSQVGEHAIVVDTSIFDQGSRQELKAHMFMLPDYDSFEKLFVSLGAAL, from the coding sequence ATGAGTAAGTTTGAAGCGATCAAAGAAGAGCAGATGGATATTTTGCGGGAAGTCGGAAATATCGGGGCTGGTCATTCAGCTTCTGCCATGGCTCAGCTGCTGAACAGAAAGATTGATATGGAAGTGCCGTTTGCGACTTTATTGACATTTGATGAGCTTGCTGATTTTTTCGGCGGTGCCGAAACGCCGGTCGCCAGTATCTTTTTAAGAATGGAAGGCGACATGACCGGTTCTATCTTTCTCATCATGCCTTTTCATCAAGCGGAACAGTTTATCAGAGAGCTGATCGGAAATCCGAATTTTGATATTGACCAGTTGGGCGAAGATCATTTGAGTTCTTCTGCTTTACATGAGTTCGGCAATATTTTAGCAGGTTCCTATTTAACGGCATTGGCTGATTTGACGAAGCTTGAGATTTACCCGAGCGTGCCGGAAATCTCGCTTGATATGTTCGGCGCGGTTATCAGCGAAGGACTGATGGAGCTCAGCCAAGTCGGAGAACATGCCATTGTCGTGGATACTTCTATTTTTGACCAGGGCAGCCGGCAGGAGCTCAAAGCCCATATGTTTATGCTCCCGGACTATGATTCTTTTGAAAAGCTCTTCGTCTCATTGGGTGCGGCTTTATGA
- the cheD gene encoding chemoreceptor glutamine deamidase CheD: protein MSRAEAAVVKVGIADVQVARYPDKIRTSGLGSCVGLVLYDKDKQTAGLVHVMLPDSGLSKTAELNRAKYADTAVKTTIDMLLKAGCRKFALKAKLAGGAEMFKFKMTNDLMKIGPRNVAAIKEQLSMYNIPVISEDTGGSSGRTIEFEPKSCMLHIRTVKQGETTI, encoded by the coding sequence ATGAGCCGTGCGGAAGCCGCAGTCGTTAAAGTGGGGATTGCGGATGTTCAAGTCGCGCGTTACCCGGATAAAATCCGGACTTCGGGACTCGGTTCATGTGTGGGGCTGGTTTTATACGATAAAGACAAACAAACGGCAGGACTTGTTCACGTCATGCTGCCGGACTCCGGTTTATCGAAAACGGCGGAGCTTAACCGTGCAAAATACGCAGACACGGCCGTTAAGACGACGATTGACATGCTTTTGAAAGCCGGATGCCGCAAGTTTGCCCTGAAAGCAAAACTCGCCGGGGGAGCGGAGATGTTTAAGTTCAAAATGACAAACGATCTGATGAAAATCGGCCCAAGGAACGTAGCGGCCATCAAAGAGCAGCTTTCAATGTATAACATCCCGGTCATCAGTGAAGATACCGGCGGCTCAAGCGGCCGGACGATTGAATTTGAGCCAAAGTCCTGCATGCTGCACATCCGAACTGTTAAACAAGGTGAAACAACGATTTAA
- the sigD gene encoding RNA polymerase sigma-28 factor SigD: MQSLNYEDQVLWSRWKEWKDPKAGDDLMRRYMPLVTYHVGRISVGLPKSVHKDDLMSLGMLGLYDALEKFDPGRDLKFDTYASFRIRGAIIDGLRKEDWLPRTSREKTKKVEAAIEKLEQRYLRNVTPSEIAEELGMTEQDVVSTMNEGFFANLLSIDEKLHDQDDGENIQVMIRDDKNVPPEEKIMKDELIAQLAGKIHELSEKEQLVVSLFYKEELTLTEIGQVLNLSTSRISQIHSKALFKLKHLLEKVIQ, translated from the coding sequence ATGCAATCCTTGAATTATGAAGATCAGGTGCTGTGGTCGCGCTGGAAAGAGTGGAAAGATCCTAAAGCCGGTGATGATTTAATGCGCCGTTACATGCCGCTGGTCACATATCATGTCGGCAGAATTTCCGTCGGACTGCCGAAATCGGTGCATAAAGACGATCTAATGAGCCTTGGTATGCTCGGTTTATACGATGCCCTAGAAAAATTCGACCCCGGCCGGGATTTAAAGTTTGATACCTATGCCTCGTTTAGAATTCGCGGTGCAATCATCGACGGGCTGCGTAAAGAAGATTGGCTGCCCAGAACTTCACGGGAGAAGACAAAAAAAGTCGAAGCGGCGATCGAAAAACTTGAACAGCGCTACCTACGGAATGTGACGCCTTCAGAGATCGCCGAAGAGCTGGGGATGACGGAGCAGGACGTAGTATCAACGATGAATGAAGGCTTTTTTGCCAATCTCTTATCAATTGATGAAAAGCTTCACGACCAGGATGACGGTGAGAATATTCAAGTGATGATCAGAGATGACAAAAATGTGCCGCCGGAAGAAAAAATTATGAAGGACGAGCTGATCGCCCAGCTTGCAGGCAAAATCCACGAGCTTTCTGAAAAAGAACAGCTTGTCGTCAGTTTATTTTATAAAGAAGAACTGACTCTGACCGAAATCGGACAAGTCCTGAACCTTTCGACCTCACGGATTTCGCAGATTCATTCAAAGGCGCTGTTTAAATTAAAGCATCTGCTTGAAAAAGTAATTCAATAA